In Drosophila yakuba strain Tai18E2 chromosome 2R, Prin_Dyak_Tai18E2_2.1, whole genome shotgun sequence, a single genomic region encodes these proteins:
- the LOC6529974 gene encoding uncharacterized protein LOC6529974 isoform X2: MEEDDPMGQFEAGEEKSIVMRVPKPLPPPSGRIRASSIEMRLLEMQRKLSAIAEIPKILCSTLATVSQNFGRMSESEVDEDEDEEETAYVQRKFSYDEDALDFELRKGGQAGDSDSDGEDLVLVQEEDAEHVDVPKGARQSKLLKDVTPESDYASEANYPANEASDDTESGDEDEPGSTVYFMKLPATPAADTYSSTEDEDQDEDDSDFLNTTYTWNLRNVPKLRINDAEAEGELTLGTQAREVPRQEQPQAKESCLEAEPVKVRPATPTPKAPPQESAEGQTQKLLFRLDKLERSWPWADREKIIYKQSTCHLVPRKPLGLVGQRMQLLLKDKKE; the protein is encoded by the exons ATGGAGGAGGACGATCCCATGGGCCAGTTCGAGGCCGGAGAGGAGAAGTCGATTGTGATGCGGGTTCCAAAGCCTTTGCCGCCGCCAAGTG GACGCATACGAGCCAGCTCCATCGAGATGCGTCTGCTGGAGATGCAGCGAAAGTTGTCTGCCATAGCCGAAATACCCAAAATCCTGTGCTCCACTTTGGCCACCGTGTCGCAGAATTTCGGCCGCATGAGTGAATCGGAggtggatgaggatgaggacgaggaggagacGGCCTATGTGCAGCGGAAGTTCTCCTACGACGAGGATGCCCTTGACTTTGAGCTGAGGAAAGGGGGACAGGCAGGTGACAGTGACAGTGACGGGGAAGATTTGGTGCTGGTTCAGGAGGAGGATGCTGAGCATGTGGATGTTCCGAAAGGTGCCAGGCAATCAAAGCTGCTGAAGGATGTCACGCCGGAATCGGATTATGCATCGGAAGCCAATTATCCGGCAAATGAGGCAAGCGATGACACAGAATCCGGCGATGAGGATGAGCCCGGCAGCACGGTGTATTTCATGAAATTGCCAGCGACCCCCGCCGCGGATACGTATTCTTCTACAGAGGACGAGGACCAGGACGAGGATGACAGCGACTTCTTGAACACTACCTACACGTGGAATCTCCGCAATGTGCCCAAGCTGCGAATTAACGACGCCGAGGCCGAAGGTGAACTGACACTGGGAACTCAGGCGAGGGAGGTGCCTCGGCAGGAGCAGCCACAGGCAAAGGAGTCTTGCCTGGAAGCCGAGCCGGTGAAGGTGcgcccagccacgcccactccaaaGGCTCCGCCTCAAGAATCCGCCGAGGGGCAGACACAAAAG TTGCTTTTCAGGCTGGACAAACTGGAGCGATCCTGGCCCTGGGCAGACCGTGAAAAGATCATATACAA GCAATCCACTTGCCATTTGGTGCCACGAAAGCCGCTGGGATTGGTGGGGCAGCgaatgcagctgctgctcaagGACAAAAAGGAGTGA
- the LOC6529974 gene encoding uncharacterized protein LOC6529974 isoform X1 — MPEPLGLLWSVPESKAKAPIIKVSCGIGDTDGYPAFDVDSDAYATKDDSRWGFLITGGAEFHMPLTVFQVTPNGLADKAGIRLGDIILEINEEDASQLTLSQAHEKINSTPKKIHFLLRNMEEDDPMGQFEAGEEKSIVMRVPKPLPPPSGRIRASSIEMRLLEMQRKLSAIAEIPKILCSTLATVSQNFGRMSESEVDEDEDEEETAYVQRKFSYDEDALDFELRKGGQAGDSDSDGEDLVLVQEEDAEHVDVPKGARQSKLLKDVTPESDYASEANYPANEASDDTESGDEDEPGSTVYFMKLPATPAADTYSSTEDEDQDEDDSDFLNTTYTWNLRNVPKLRINDAEAEGELTLGTQAREVPRQEQPQAKESCLEAEPVKVRPATPTPKAPPQESAEGQTQKLLFRLDKLERSWPWADREKIIYKQSTCHLVPRKPLGLVGQRMQLLLKDKKE, encoded by the exons ATGCCGGAACCACTGGGACTGCTATGGTCCGTGCCGGAGTCCAAGGCGAAGGCGCCCATCATCAAGGTGTCCTGCGGCATCGGCGACACGGACGGCTATCCCGCCTTCGATGTCGACTCCGATGCGTACGCCACCAAGGACGACAGCCGGTGGGGATTCCTCATAACCGGCGGAGCGGAGTTCCACATGCCGCTGACAGTCTTCCAG GTTACCCCCAACGGCCTGGCCGACAAAGCGGGCATTCGCCTGGGCGACATCATACTCGAGATCAACGAGGAGGACGCCTCGCAGCTGACGCTGTCCCAGGCCCACGAGAAAATCAACTCGACACCCAAGAAGATACATTTCCTGCTGCGCAA CATGGAGGAGGACGATCCCATGGGCCAGTTCGAGGCCGGAGAGGAGAAGTCGATTGTGATGCGGGTTCCAAAGCCTTTGCCGCCGCCAAGTG GACGCATACGAGCCAGCTCCATCGAGATGCGTCTGCTGGAGATGCAGCGAAAGTTGTCTGCCATAGCCGAAATACCCAAAATCCTGTGCTCCACTTTGGCCACCGTGTCGCAGAATTTCGGCCGCATGAGTGAATCGGAggtggatgaggatgaggacgaggaggagacGGCCTATGTGCAGCGGAAGTTCTCCTACGACGAGGATGCCCTTGACTTTGAGCTGAGGAAAGGGGGACAGGCAGGTGACAGTGACAGTGACGGGGAAGATTTGGTGCTGGTTCAGGAGGAGGATGCTGAGCATGTGGATGTTCCGAAAGGTGCCAGGCAATCAAAGCTGCTGAAGGATGTCACGCCGGAATCGGATTATGCATCGGAAGCCAATTATCCGGCAAATGAGGCAAGCGATGACACAGAATCCGGCGATGAGGATGAGCCCGGCAGCACGGTGTATTTCATGAAATTGCCAGCGACCCCCGCCGCGGATACGTATTCTTCTACAGAGGACGAGGACCAGGACGAGGATGACAGCGACTTCTTGAACACTACCTACACGTGGAATCTCCGCAATGTGCCCAAGCTGCGAATTAACGACGCCGAGGCCGAAGGTGAACTGACACTGGGAACTCAGGCGAGGGAGGTGCCTCGGCAGGAGCAGCCACAGGCAAAGGAGTCTTGCCTGGAAGCCGAGCCGGTGAAGGTGcgcccagccacgcccactccaaaGGCTCCGCCTCAAGAATCCGCCGAGGGGCAGACACAAAAG TTGCTTTTCAGGCTGGACAAACTGGAGCGATCCTGGCCCTGGGCAGACCGTGAAAAGATCATATACAA GCAATCCACTTGCCATTTGGTGCCACGAAAGCCGCTGGGATTGGTGGGGCAGCgaatgcagctgctgctcaagGACAAAAAGGAGTGA
- the LOC6529974 gene encoding PDZ and LIM domain protein 7 isoform X3: MPEPLGLLWSVPESKAKAPIIKVSCGIGDTDGYPAFDVDSDAYATKDDSRWGFLITGGAEFHMPLTVFQVTPNGLADKAGIRLGDIILEINEEDASQLTLSQAHEKINSTPKKIHFLLRNMEEDDPMGQFEAGEEKSIVMRVPKPLPPPSDFTPTPLLGSRCWHPIMWQDPPEPPKPKKKKTKTQLDDEGNEVVIELSEDESSDEEEQELPHHRIIRNIRRFFAEVGDNQELRTNTIENMLMALPSASKAK, translated from the exons ATGCCGGAACCACTGGGACTGCTATGGTCCGTGCCGGAGTCCAAGGCGAAGGCGCCCATCATCAAGGTGTCCTGCGGCATCGGCGACACGGACGGCTATCCCGCCTTCGATGTCGACTCCGATGCGTACGCCACCAAGGACGACAGCCGGTGGGGATTCCTCATAACCGGCGGAGCGGAGTTCCACATGCCGCTGACAGTCTTCCAG GTTACCCCCAACGGCCTGGCCGACAAAGCGGGCATTCGCCTGGGCGACATCATACTCGAGATCAACGAGGAGGACGCCTCGCAGCTGACGCTGTCCCAGGCCCACGAGAAAATCAACTCGACACCCAAGAAGATACATTTCCTGCTGCGCAA CATGGAGGAGGACGATCCCATGGGCCAGTTCGAGGCCGGAGAGGAGAAGTCGATTGTGATGCGGGTTCCAAAGCCTTTGCCGCCGCCAAGTG ACTTCACCCCAACCCCCCTGCTTGGCTCGCGTTGTTGGCATCCGATAATGTGGCAAGACCCCCCGGAGCCGCCGAAGcccaagaaaaagaaaaccaaaacgcAGCTGGACGACGAGGGCAACGAGGTGGTCATTGAGCTCAGCGAGGACGAGTCGTccgacgaggaggagcag GAGCTGCCCCACCATCGCATCATCCGGAACATCCGGCGCTTCTTCGCGGAGGTGGGCGACAACCAGGAGCTGCGCACGAACACCATCGAGAACATGTTGATGGCCCTGCCCAGCGCCTCCAAGGCCAAGTGA
- the LOC6529975 gene encoding uncharacterized protein LOC6529975 has product MHRSVLLLLMSGIVLSGAFNCLTYKDITYDLFENSEYNHLSEEQLHSISKRAAKDTSSSNSEELTDGVNEEVHDGMDSSMESSSGEEQKLIIDSQEPVEPAVRRRRSAVRYRNLYLLATICPDADFSELEKGSTISSRIEIPDMYAICNDLPKKNPTSK; this is encoded by the exons ATGCATCGATCTGTGTTGCTGCTCCTTATGTCGGGCATTGTGCTAAGTGGGGCATTTAATTGCTTAACTTATAAGGATATCACCTATGATTTATTCGAGAATTCTGAGTATAATCACCTAtcggaggagcagctgcacaGTATCAGCAAGCGAGCTGCAAAGGACACTAGTAGCAGCAATTCTGAGGAGCTCACGGATGGCGTCAATGAGGAAGTTCACGATGGTATGGACAGCTCAATGGAATCTTCTTCGGGGGAGGAACAGAAACTCATTATAGACTCCCAGGAACCAGTGGAGCCCGCTGTCAGAAGGCGCAGGTCGGCTGTGAGGTACAGGAACTTATATCTCCTGGCCACTATTTGCCCAGATGCAGACTTTAGCGAGTTGGAAAAAGGTAGTACCATAAGTTCTAGAATTGAAATACCTGATATGTACGCAATTTGTAACGACTTACCTAAAAAAAATCCCACTTCTAAA TAA
- the LOC6529976 gene encoding uncharacterized protein LOC6529976 has translation MRRSVLLLLMSAIVLGVASSLDSEDSDYNHLSGQQLYSGVEQIISKRAARDTSSSTFEDLTDGVDELVRDNMESVMESSSGDVRYRNLYLLAHICPDADFSELENGSTISSRIEIRDMYAICNDLPRKHSFF, from the coding sequence ATGCGTCGATCTGTGTTGCTGCTCCTTATGTCGGCCATTGTGCTAGGTGTGGCAAGTTCTTTGGACTCCGAGGATTCTGATTATAATCACCTATCGGGGCAGCAGCTGTACAGCGGTGTCGAACAAATTATCAGCAAGCGAGCTGCCAGGGACACTAGTAGCAGCACCTTTGAGGATCTCACGGATGGTGTCGATGAGCTGGTACGCGATAATATGGAAAGCGTAATGGAATCCTCTTCGGGGGATGTGAGGTACAGGAACTTATATCTCCTGGCCCATATTTGCCCAGATGCTGACTTTAGCGAGTTGGAGAATGGAAGTACCATAAGTTCTAGAATTGAAATACGTGATATGTATGCGATTTGTAATGACTTACCTAGAAAACATTCTTTCttctaa
- the LOC6529977 gene encoding uncharacterized protein LOC6529977 — MRSMQRSLLLLAMSAILFCAAVALPTKLSKSEEDWLEQMLTESEDGGELLDLDDSTGNHISKRSTEDSSSSSEEHKGQKKDKANSSSEEQTTKPADEETNTEQEARKRRSTEDSMKLAFCQALEDLDIKHTDLHDTFVDFCKLGESRRRRQATESHSSQLGDRMSSDEPTLDAQAEKELDEEMAQAAAELLKGKDNTSIEDYAQGCEVMEVSSKEANEATYAE; from the coding sequence ATGCGATCAATGCAGCGATCACTATTGCTACTGGCTATGTCAGCCATACTGTTCTGTGCTGCAGTGGCTCTGCCCACAAAACTGTCCAAATCCGAGGAGGATTGGCTGGAGCAGATGCTGACGGAGAGCGAGGATGGCGGTGAGCTGCTGGACCTGGACGACAGCACCGGAAACCACATCAGTAAACGATCTACCGAGGATTCCAGCAGCTCCTCTGAGGAGCACAAGGGCCAGAAGAAGGACAAGGCGAACAGTTCCTCCGAAGAGCAGACAACAAAGCCTGCGGATGAAGAAACTAATACGGAACAGGAGGCTAGGAAACGCAGAAGCACGGAAGATTCGATGAAGCTAGCCTTTTGCCAAGCACTGGAAGATTTGGATATTAAGCATACCGATCTGCATGACACTTTCGTAGACTTTTGTAAGCTAGGGGAGTCTAGAAGAAGGCGCCAGGCTACCGAAAGCCATTCCAGCCAGCTCGGCGATCGGATGAGCAGCGATGAGCCGACCCTGGATGCCCAGGCTGAGAAGGAGCTGGACGAGGAGATGGCGCAGGCTGCAGCGGAGCTTTTGAAGGGCAAGGATAACACAAGCATCGAGGACTATGCCCAGGGATGCGAAGTCATGGAGGTCAGCTCCAAAGAGGCAAACGAAGCCACCTATGCCGAATGA
- the LOC6529978 gene encoding uncharacterized protein LOC6529978, whose product MSQDPVSTQEVFPAVETIEAGEKSVVDTVPEVVPQEREAEAEGISKPEEGNQPLGDAPREEKPQNESIPITALEATEEGQETETIEHEATKRTEQTEASDDLSAEERKLKLKKERKERLKNLATTRFAPIEFEDKVSFVGVYKEEVRDNEVEEEEDHLANIDGVDGVDEDADSSATDESEDELFLGPKMVSLFPTYGFSDGPVDRSIFQTDVKFEDIDYSASLTGISIVSTRTLKSERDPDSVQMKTNFLRDFDVPSLSDISEEHEPSAQSPEGDKRSLISVQHDDGFYADPTSKMDSSSSSASESVGDIEEEHQAEDAAPESEVGSLDISDIPEFNEPPVFRTSVPEEKHVTLDEFTILSKVAFSLPEIREDRDISLAFEIKSVVTELLFDLFEETAKISDLHNKENEIRAKLDKSKLLDELQKAVSTYLFERSTNEMVGNRLIEYFKRNRNARVFVTLSQESDKRFHSRYMQALALLDSLKYRLVVAKHKHAIQMNRVILDLHSAQSLASITEERFEHLLRKHLVRADSDYLRRLVDRELRLMTVKRNEISDARLFLIIRKHTLGHIFGKIQELETLSDSLSIRDFLAVQNDVIALQKKIEERTVDLKRMRTQFLMDVHLTRHNREKALALGEKFELQKILLRNAIKNQRNLRRRLYEVKLERKTMRQQLRDLTFQGGILSMPSLMYDFDNTVERLKEKRETVAKLRETMKALQRRVSQLEARSI is encoded by the exons ATGTCCCAAGATCCTGTCTCTACACAAGAAGTCTTCCCCGCGGTGGAAACCATCGAAGCAGGAGAAAAATCCGTGGTCGACACTGTCCCAGAGGTTGTGCCCCAAGAAAGAGAGGCTGAGGCCGAAGGGATCTCCAAGCCGGAGGAGGGCAACCAACCACTTGGTGATGCACCGCGAGAGGAGAAGCCACAGAACGAGTCTATACCCATCACCGCACTCGAGGCGACGGAGGAGGGACAGGAAACGGAAACCATCGAACACGAAGCTACCAAAAGAACAGAACAAACGGAAGCCTCAGATGATCTTTCGGCAGAGGAAAgaaaactgaagctgaagaAGGAGCGAAAGGAGCGTTTGAAGAATTTGGCAACCACTCGCTTTGCCCCGATTGAATTCGAGGACAAAGTTAGTTTTGTAGGGGTATATAAAGAAGAAGTCAGGGATAatgaggtggaggaggaggaggaccaCCTAGCCAACATTGATGGGGTCGATGGAGTCGATGAGGACGCGGATTCAAGTGCCACCGACGAGTCAGAAGACGAATTATTCTTGGGACCCAAAATGGTGAGCCTATTCCCGACCTATGGCTTCTCAGATGGCCCTGTTGATAGAAGCATATTCCAAACGGATGTGAAATTTGAAGACATTGATTATTCGGCGAGTTTGACTGGTATAAGCATTGTATCGACGAGAACATTGAAAAGTGAACGCGATCCGGATTCCGTTCAGATGAAAACCAACTTTCTGAGGGATTTCGATGTGCCCAGTCTGTCGGACATATCGGAGGAGCACGAGCCGTCTGCTCAGTCACCGGAGGGTGATAAGCGGTCGCTGATAAGCGTACAGCATGATGATGGTTTCTATGCGGATCCCACGTCGAAGATGGACTCAAGTTCCAGCTCGGCGTCGGAATCGGTTGGGGACATTGAGGAAGAGCACCAGGCTGAGGATGCGGCTCCAGAAAGTGAGGTCGGCTCCCTCGATATCTCCGACATACCTGAATTCAATGAACCACCAGTGTTCAGGACCAGTGTTCCTGAAGAAAAGCATGTGACTCTGGATGAATTCACCATCTTGTCAAAGGTGGCCTTCTCATTACCCGAGATCCGAGAAGATCGTGACATTTCGCTTGCTTTCGAGATCAAGTCGGTGGTCACGGAACTACTGTTCGATCTTTTTGAGGAGACGGCTAAGATTTCGGACCTCCACAACAAGGAGAACGAAATTCGCGCGAAATTGGACAAGAGTAAGCTATTGGACGAGCTGCAAAAAGCCGTCAGTACATATTTGTTTGAAAGGTCCACGAACGAAATGGTGGGCAATCGACTGATAGAGTATTTTAAACGCAATCGCAATGCCCGGGTCTTTGTCACGCTCTCGCAGGAAAGTGACAAACGATTCCATTCCCGATACATGCAGGCACTGGCTCTGCTGGACAGTCTGAAGTATCGACTGGTGGTGGCCAAGCACAAGCACGCCATCCAGATGAACAGGGTGATCCTGGATCTCCACTCCGCCCAGAGTCTCGCCTCGATCACTGAGGAGCGCTTTGAGCATCTGCTCCGGAAACACCTAGTCCGGGCCGACTCAGATTACCTGCGACGTCTAGTCGATCGCGAACTGAGACTAATGACGGTCAAACGGAACGAGATCAGCGACGCCAGACTGTTCCTGATCATAAGAAAGCACACCTTGGGTCacatatttggt AAAATCCAAGAACTGGAGACACTAAGTGACTCCTTGAGCATCAGGGACTTCTTGGCCGTGCAAAATGATGTGATTGCCCTGCAAAAGAAAATCGAGG AGCGCACTGTCGATCTGAAGAGGATGCGAACGCAGTTCCTCATGGACGTTCATCTCACCCGACACAATCGGGAAAAAGCGCTGGCTCTGGGGGAAAAATTTGAGCTACAGAAAATACTGCTGCGCAACGCCATCAAAAATCAGAGAAACCTGCGAAGACGACTCTACGAAGTGAAATTGGAGCGCAAGACGATGCGTCAGCAGTTAAGGGACCTCACCTTCCAAGGCGGCATCCTGTCGATGCCATCGCTGATGTATGACTTCGACAACACCGTGGAGCGGCTGAAGGAGAAGCGGGAAACGGTCGCCAAGCTCAGAGAAACCATGAAGGCACTCCAGCGTCGGGTCAGCCAACTAGAGGCAAGAAGCATATAG
- the LOC6529979 gene encoding uncharacterized protein LOC6529979: METELNEEPQIDLVEENEIALAEENLSRCSEDIIKSDSEPVLIVSISSNNNSEVRLKALKKEEKKEQLKEIMNRLKERDAEELRKKLAGKQEEVKGKDEMDSKSQDSFQRARFSLQVEEWDDTLPEHNLDDDIDSGTKSTTRHSDDAPPAATLDAVDAEEDDLLDPIESRSESDSEAPVTQRSKSIDPMQVAVKSLMLVPSLSDISLPSEQPLRRKSTQSVKSSRSLYVRRLTTDDDTSFDSEEAEEESTKAPSEFRTTAIEQSSESESLGGSLPPIPKTEPLENEAQPYMDIEQLFPVASEKLVENEIDTAVNLRIAETRQIVNDFIIHLIQKVVVPEYRGTEEYTRVRLDKEKLLDGLQSAVHDYMIVKDQHKQLEDRMIEYFRRTKNFRCFDRLTQDAELTFSRRLDNALSYLSYGQERLARVKEKYGILMSTAFLELSNAMNIVLSTEHHLEQTLKQVLVRPDAETDFLKRLVARELRLMADHRNQISDARVLLMSQKHTLGRVLEQIRDVDTVCAGVSLNDFISVQNKVLGLEKKIEERNIELKRQRRLYHTELHITKHNREKSHELKNKIHQLKVNLLGKHRLRDNLKSVLCHAKLEHKAIRRRLHELTCQGGILAMPALMYDYDRTVAYVSEKEKAVSSLRETFKSLTNQLHSVLAPFKKNSVVIQ; this comes from the exons ATGGAAACAGAGTTAAATGAAGAACCGCAGATTGATTTGGTCGAGGAAAACGAGATAGCTTTGGCTGAGGAAAATCTCTCAAGATGTTCAGAAGATATCATTAAGTCGGATTCAGAGCCCGTATTAATAGTTTCTATCTCATCAAATAATAACAGTGAAGTAAGGTTAAAAGCCTtaaaaaaggaggaaaaaaaggaacaacTAAAGGAAATCATGAATCGACTAAAGGAGCGCGACGCAGAGGAGTTGCGAAAGAAGCTGGCCGGCAAACAGGAGGAGGTCAAAGGGAAGGACGAAATGGACAGCAAGTCACAAGACAGTTTCCAAAGGGCCCGGTTCAGCTTACAAGTCGAGGAGTGGGATGACACATTGCCAGAGCACAATCTGGATGATGATATCGACAGTGGCACCAAAAGTACCACCAGGCACTCGGATGATGCACCTCCAGCAGCCACTTTGGACGCAGTTGATGCCGAGGAGGATGACTTGCTCGATCCCATCGAAAGCCGTTCGGAATCTGATTCAGAAGCACCAGTGACCCAGAGGTCCAAGAGCATAGATCCCATGCAAGTGGCAGTTAAGTCTTTAATGCTGGTGCCCAGTCTATCGGATATATCGCTGCCAAGTGAACAGCCTCTTCGAAGAAAGTCTACCCAGTCCGTGAAATCATCTCGATCATTATATGTTAGGCGTCTCACAACCGATGACGACACAAGTTTCGATTCCGAAGAGGCGGAAGAAGAGTCCACCAAAGCCCCCAGTGAATTCCGTACTACTGCAATTGAGCAATCGAGCGAGTCGGAATCGCTTGGCGGGTCACTGCCGCCCATTCCAAAAACAGAACCTTTGGAAAATGAAGCCCAACCTTACATGGACATCGAACAGTTGTTTCCGGTCGCATCGGAAAAACTCGTTGAGAACGAAATCGATACGGCAGTCAATCTGAGGATTGCAGAAACACGCCAGATTGTTAATGATTTTATAATCCACTTGATACAGAAGGTAGTCGTGCCGGAGTATCGGGGTACTGAGGAATATACTCGGGTGCGACTGGACAAGGAGAAGCTGCTGGATGGGCTGCAAAGTGCGGTGCATGATTACATGATTGTAAAAGATCAACACAAACAGCTGGAGGATCGAATGATTGAGTACTTCCGCCGCACCAAGAACTTTCGATGCTTTGACCGTCTAACCCAGGACGCCGAGTTGACCTTCTCCCGTCGCCTTGATAACGCCCTGTCCTATCTGTCATATGGCCAAGAGCGCCTCGCCAGGGTGAAGGAGAAATATGGCATTCTAATGAGCACTGCGTTTTTGGAACTCTCCAACGCCATGAACATCGTTCTCAGCACGGAGCATCATCTCGAGCAGACGTTGAAACAGGTCCTGGTTCGCCCGGACGCCGAGACCGACTTCCTCAAGCGCCTGGTTGCCCGCGAACTCCGACTAATGGCCGACCATCGGAATCAAATCAGCGATGCCAGGGTGTTGCTCATGTCGCAGAAGCACACCTTGGGTCGCGTCTTAGAA CAAATAAGAGATGTAGATACTGTTTGCGCTGGTGTGAGCTTGAATGACTTTATTTCCGTGCAAAACAAGGTGTTGGGGCTCGAAAAGAAGATTGAAG AGCGAAATATTGAACTGAAAAGACAGCGCAGACTATACCACACCGAACTGCATATAACTAAGCACAATCGAGAGAAGTCCCATGAGTTGAAGAACAAGATTCACCAACTTAAAGTTAACCTGCTAGGAAAGCACCGGTTGAGGGATAACTTAAAATCCGTGTTGTGCCATGCGAAATTGGAACACAAAGCCATTCGGAGGCGGTTACATGAGTTGACATGCCAGGGTGGTATCCTGGCTATGCCTGCACTGATGTATGACTACGATCGAACTGTTGCCTATGTTTCGGAAAAGGAGAAAGCGGTCTCGAGTCTACGGGAAACCTTCAAATCACTTACCAATCAACTGCATAGTGTGCTGGCACCTTTCAAGAAAAACTCAGTAGTCATTCAATAG
- the LOC6529980 gene encoding muscle-specific protein 20, which translates to MSLERAVRAKIAGKRNPEMDKEAQEWIEAIIAEKFPAGQAYEDVLKDGQVLCKLINVLSPNAVAKVNSSGGQFKFMENINNFQKALKEYGVPDIDVFQTVDLYEKKDIANVTNTIFALGRATYKHADFKGPFLGPKPADECKRDFTDEQLKAGQTIVGLQAGSNKGATQAGQNLGAGRKILLGK; encoded by the exons ATGTCTCTTGAGCGTGCCGTTCGTGCCAAG ATTGCCGGCAAGCGCAATCCCGAGATGGACAAGGAGGCCCAGGAGTGGATCGAGGCCATCATTGCCGAGAAGTTCCCCGCCGGCCAGGCCTACGAGGATGTGCTCAAGGACGGTCAGGTGCTGTGCAAGCTGATCAACGTGCTGTCGCCCAATGCCGTGGCCAAGGTCAACTCCTCGGGCGGCCAGTTCAAGTTCATGGAGAACATCAACAACTTCCAGAAGGCCCTGAAGGAGTACGGTGTGCCCGACATCGATGTCTTCCAGACCGTCGATCTGTACGAGAAGAAGGATATTGCCAACGTGACCAACACCATCTTCGCCTTGGGCCGTGCC ACCTACAAGCATGCCGACTTCAAGGGTCCCTTCCTGGGCCCCAAGCCCGCCGATGAGTGCAAGCGCGACTTCACCGATGAGCAGCTGAAGGCCGGCCAGACCATCGTGGGTCTGCAGGCCGGTTCCAACAAGGGAGCCACCCAGGCTGGCCAGAACCTCGGCGCCGGCCGCAAGATCCTGCTCGGCAAGTAA
- the LOC6529982 gene encoding glutathione S-transferase E14 encodes MSQPKPILYYDERSPPVRSCLMLIKLLDIDVELRFVNLFKGEQFQKDFLALNPQHSVPTLVHGDLVLTDSHAILIHLAEKFNEGGSLWPQEHGERMKVLNLLLFECSFLFRRDSDFMSAIVRQGFAHVDVAHHERKLTEAYIIMERYLENSDFMAGPQLTLADLSIVTTLSTVNLMFPLSQFPRLRRWFTAMQQLDAYEANCSGLEKLRQTMESVGSFQFPSSSAPVTEKVE; translated from the exons ATGTCACAGCCCAAGCCGATTTTGTATTACGACGAACGCAGTCCGCCCGTCCGCAGTTGTCTTATGCTAATCAAATTGCTGGATATAGATGTCGAGCTAAGGTTTGTGAATCTCTTCAAGGGCGAGCAATTCCAAAAAGATTTCTTAGCG TTGAATCCCCAGCACAGTGTGCCCACCTTAGTCCATGGTGATCTGGTGCTGACGGATAGCCATGCTATACTCATTCACCTGGCGGAGAAGTTCAACGAGGGCGGTAGTTTGTGGCCCCAGGAGCACGGCGAACGGATGAAGGTCCTGAACCTCCTGCTCTTTGAGTGCTCCTTTTTGTTCCGGCGTGACAGTGATTTTATG tcgGCGATTGTCCGCCAGGGATTTGCCCATGTCGATGTGGCACATCATGAACGCAAGCTGACCGAGGCGTATATTATCATGGAGCGCTACCTGGAAAATAGCGATTTTATGGCAGGGCCACAG CTGACGCTCGCCGACTTATCCATCGTGACCACATTGAGCACCGTCAATCTCATGTTTCCCCTGTCGCAGTTCCCACGTCTGCGGCGCTGGTTCACCGCGATGCAGCAGCTGGATGCCTACGAGGCCAACTGCAGTGGCTTGGAGAAGCTTCGCCAGACGATGGAGAGCGTCGGCAGCTTTCAGTTCCCATCCTCATCTGCCCCAGTCACCGAGAAAGTGGAGTAG